Proteins encoded together in one Sulfitobacter pontiacus window:
- a CDS encoding FAD-binding oxidoreductase has protein sequence MAQATDMPRNETGIDTALGILKQQFGERFQTGEAIREQHGHTTTWIRNQAPDAVIFARSTDDVAAVVKVCAAHKVPVIAFGTGTSLEGHVNAPAGGVSIDVTQMDAVVEVNAGDLDCRVQPGVTREALNTHLRDQGLFFPIDPGANASLGGMTATRASGTNAVRYGTMKDNVLAVEAVMADGTVIRTGARARKSSAGYDLTRLMVGSEGTLGVITEITLKLQGIPEAISSARCSFPTVEAACETVQNVIQYGLPVARIELLDAMVVRAVNGYAKLSLPETPMLLLEFHGSDAGVVEQTETFAALADENGGTDYQATTTMEERNKLWQARHDAYWAMLALRPGCKAVATDVCVPISRLAEAVGRANAKAAELGLIAPIVGHAGDGNFHASLLLDMDDADEVARAEDFISWLNELAISMEGTCTGEHGIGQGKRPYLVKELGAAVGVMGAIKQALDPDNIMNPGKILPESLA, from the coding sequence ATGGCACAGGCCACCGACATGCCCCGCAACGAGACCGGGATCGACACCGCTTTGGGTATCCTCAAGCAGCAATTCGGCGAACGCTTCCAGACGGGCGAAGCGATCCGCGAACAGCACGGGCATACGACGACCTGGATCAGAAATCAGGCCCCCGATGCCGTGATCTTTGCCCGTTCGACCGACGATGTCGCGGCTGTGGTCAAGGTCTGCGCCGCGCATAAGGTGCCGGTCATCGCCTTCGGCACCGGCACCTCGCTTGAAGGGCATGTGAATGCGCCCGCGGGGGGCGTGTCGATTGACGTCACGCAGATGGACGCGGTGGTCGAGGTCAACGCCGGCGATCTGGATTGCCGCGTGCAACCCGGCGTCACCCGCGAGGCGCTGAACACCCATTTGCGGGATCAGGGCCTGTTCTTTCCCATTGATCCCGGGGCCAATGCCTCGCTTGGCGGGATGACGGCGACGCGGGCCTCGGGCACCAACGCGGTACGCTATGGCACGATGAAGGACAACGTGCTGGCGGTCGAGGCGGTGATGGCCGATGGCACGGTGATCCGCACCGGGGCACGGGCCCGCAAATCATCTGCGGGTTACGATCTGACGCGTCTGATGGTGGGCTCTGAAGGGACATTGGGCGTGATCACCGAAATCACGTTGAAGCTACAAGGCATCCCCGAGGCGATCAGCTCTGCCCGCTGTTCCTTCCCCACGGTCGAGGCGGCCTGCGAAACGGTGCAAAACGTGATCCAATACGGGCTGCCCGTCGCACGAATAGAGCTGCTGGACGCGATGGTCGTGCGCGCGGTGAATGGCTATGCCAAACTGTCGCTGCCCGAAACGCCGATGTTGCTGCTGGAGTTCCATGGCTCTGACGCTGGTGTGGTCGAACAGACCGAAACATTCGCCGCACTCGCCGATGAAAACGGCGGCACCGACTATCAGGCGACCACCACGATGGAGGAACGCAACAAGCTGTGGCAAGCGCGGCATGATGCCTATTGGGCGATGCTGGCCCTGCGCCCCGGCTGCAAGGCGGTGGCGACCGACGTTTGTGTGCCGATCTCAAGGCTGGCCGAAGCGGTCGGCCGCGCGAACGCCAAAGCGGCGGAGCTGGGTCTGATCGCGCCCATCGTCGGCCACGCAGGCGATGGCAATTTCCACGCCTCGCTGCTTCTGGATATGGACGACGCGGATGAAGTCGCCCGCGCCGAAGATTTCATTAGCTGGCTCAACGAGCTCGCGATCTCGATGGAGGGGACATGCACCGGAGAGCATGGCATCGGACAGGGCAAACGCCCCTATCTGGTCAAGGAACTGGGAGCGGCCGTGGGCGTCATGGGCGCGATCAAACAGGCGCTGGACCCCGATAACATTATGAACCCGGGCAAGATTCTTCCCGAATCCCTGGCGTAG
- the ggt gene encoding gamma-glutamyltransferase, with protein sequence MSPRITAAFEAKDAGKPVIAQNWMVAAANPHAVQAGADVLARGGTAADALVAVQAMLGLVEPQSSGLGGGAFLVWYDAASGRLTTLDGRETAPLAVTPQLFQDDQGVPLGFFDAVVGGRSVGTPGTPALMAAAHEKWGNQPWAELLAPSVALAEKGFAVSPRLAGLVADDAERLATSETTASYFMPNGTPVQAGDTLKNPDYARTVAAMAERGVEAFYTGDIARDIVGAVQGANNPGVLSEVDLSIYRVKERDALCAPYHGHEVCGMGPPSSGALAVGQILGLLENADLSAGPADADVLRLIGDASRLAFADRGRYVADTDYVPVPVTGMLDPSYLAERAKLLQGDDALPEVTAGAPAFDHALNFADDISIELPSTSHVSIVDSMGNVASMTTTIENGFGSRLMVRGFLLNNELTDFSFRSHTDGVPIANRVELGKRPRSSMAPTIVMKDGAPVLAVGSPGGSRIIGYVAGAIIAHLDWGMDVQQAAALPHAINRFGPYDLEEGTDAAAMADALMGLGYEVNTRALTSGLHMISIGDDLRGGADPRREGIALGE encoded by the coding sequence CCGTCCAAGCGATGCTGGGGCTGGTGGAGCCGCAAAGCTCTGGCCTGGGCGGCGGGGCGTTTCTGGTCTGGTATGACGCCGCATCGGGCAGGCTGACCACGCTGGACGGGCGCGAAACCGCGCCGCTGGCGGTCACGCCGCAATTGTTTCAGGACGACCAAGGTGTGCCGCTAGGGTTCTTTGACGCCGTCGTTGGCGGGCGGTCGGTCGGTACGCCGGGCACCCCTGCATTGATGGCCGCAGCGCATGAGAAATGGGGCAACCAGCCCTGGGCCGAGCTGCTGGCCCCCTCTGTCGCCTTGGCCGAGAAGGGCTTTGCCGTGTCCCCACGTCTTGCGGGGCTGGTGGCTGATGACGCCGAACGGCTGGCAACGTCGGAAACGACAGCATCCTATTTCATGCCGAACGGCACGCCGGTTCAGGCGGGCGATACGCTCAAGAATCCCGATTATGCCCGCACGGTCGCGGCGATGGCTGAACGCGGGGTGGAGGCTTTCTATACCGGCGACATTGCGCGCGACATCGTGGGGGCTGTCCAAGGGGCTAACAACCCCGGTGTGCTGTCAGAGGTCGATCTGTCGATCTATCGGGTCAAGGAACGCGACGCCCTTTGCGCGCCCTATCACGGGCATGAGGTCTGCGGCATGGGGCCGCCGTCCTCTGGCGCGCTGGCCGTTGGGCAAATACTGGGGCTGCTGGAAAACGCGGACCTGAGCGCCGGACCGGCGGACGCAGATGTGCTGCGGCTGATCGGCGATGCCTCGCGGCTCGCCTTTGCGGATCGGGGGCGCTATGTGGCCGATACCGATTATGTGCCCGTGCCGGTGACCGGTATGCTCGACCCATCCTATCTGGCGGAACGCGCCAAGCTGTTGCAGGGCGACGATGCGCTGCCGGAAGTCACCGCGGGCGCGCCCGCTTTCGACCATGCCCTAAACTTTGCCGATGATATCTCTATCGAGCTGCCATCGACCTCGCATGTGTCGATCGTGGACAGCATGGGCAATGTCGCGAGCATGACCACCACCATCGAAAACGGCTTTGGGAGCCGACTGATGGTGCGCGGGTTTTTGTTGAACAACGAGCTGACGGATTTCTCTTTCCGGTCGCATACCGATGGCGTGCCGATTGCCAATCGGGTCGAGCTGGGAAAACGCCCGCGCTCGTCGATGGCACCGACGATTGTGATGAAGGATGGCGCGCCGGTTCTGGCCGTGGGCAGCCCCGGTGGCAGCCGCATCATCGGCTATGTCGCGGGCGCGATCATTGCGCATCTGGATTGGGGGATGGATGTGCAACAGGCCGCCGCACTGCCCCATGCGATCAACCGGTTCGGCCCCTACGACCTTGAGGAAGGCACCGACGCCGCCGCGATGGCCGATGCGCTGATGGGGCTTGGCTATGAGGTGAACACCCGCGCGCTGACCTCGGGGTTGCATATGATTTCGATTGGCGATGACCTGCGCGGCGGGGCTGACCCGCGCCGCGAAGGCATTGCCCTTGGCGAGTGA
- a CDS encoding FAD-dependent oxidoreductase, giving the protein MKTQVKALVVGGGAVGTSIAYHLARAGWDDVMLLERDELTSGSTWHAAGLLPYFNMSYATTHIHDYSIKFYKTLEEETGLNAGFAVVGNLRMAQTDERMDEYMLYASTAETCGVPYTFMTPDEIKAKWPLIKTDDLKGALYHETDGYINPADVTMAMAKGARQRGVAIERKWQADAFHWNGAAWEVTVTKMVEKGGNLVPSDEQVVITAEHVVTASGNHAQRTAKMLGIKMPAIPVEHTFIVMDQDPELVKWRADGNPEHPVVRDADNESYAREERGGWILGIYERGAPARFEYGVPDSFRADLFPLDLDRIADQYMAMADRVPSCADSGLKDDFNGPICYTPDGNPLVGPAPGLRNMWLAEGFSFGITAAGGTGYYLAQMMVEGEAEIDMASLDPKRYGDWMTTEYAARKNEEAYEHVYILHHPDEERPACRPLRTSPAYDRQAARGAQFGHVNGWERPNYFAPLGFNDHDSRSFRRGGWWQHAVDEAKAIREGVGLIDATAFTKHLVKGPGATAFLDWFTCNKLPSVGRINLTYALTINGTTRTEYTIVRLAQDEYYLVSAGAWTAYDSDFLRKAIADKTPEFGYVECHDVTTQWGVFAIAGPKSRDVLNEVIKDADPETVLSNKRFPWLTMRNIELGMVPVRAIRVAYTGELGWELHHPIEMQNHLFDLLEKAGEKHEMKLVGARAQNWLRQEKSYRAFGNELGRDATPLEADLPRFVDLSKDFHGKDAMQAHGIRSKCVTLLIDGPDDADPWGREVLYHGDTRVGRLTSGGYSVAFGKSIGMGYVKPDIAVVGTKLKVKMFDQLWDAEVVEDSPYDPKNATIRVDG; this is encoded by the coding sequence ATGAAAACTCAAGTCAAAGCACTGGTTGTGGGCGGCGGTGCCGTTGGCACGTCGATTGCCTATCATCTGGCCCGCGCCGGATGGGATGATGTGATGTTGCTTGAGCGGGACGAGCTGACCTCGGGGTCTACATGGCACGCGGCAGGGTTGCTGCCCTATTTCAACATGTCCTATGCGACGACCCACATCCACGACTATTCAATCAAGTTCTACAAGACGCTTGAGGAAGAGACCGGCCTGAACGCGGGCTTTGCCGTGGTGGGGAACCTGCGTATGGCGCAGACGGACGAACGCATGGACGAATACATGCTCTATGCCTCCACCGCCGAGACCTGCGGCGTGCCCTATACTTTCATGACGCCGGACGAGATCAAGGCAAAATGGCCGCTCATCAAGACCGACGATCTGAAAGGTGCGCTGTATCACGAAACCGATGGCTACATTAATCCCGCCGATGTCACCATGGCGATGGCCAAGGGCGCGCGGCAGCGGGGCGTGGCGATCGAGCGTAAGTGGCAGGCGGATGCCTTTCACTGGAATGGCGCGGCATGGGAAGTGACCGTCACCAAGATGGTCGAGAAGGGCGGGAACCTTGTCCCCTCGGACGAGCAGGTCGTGATCACCGCCGAGCACGTCGTCACCGCTAGCGGCAACCACGCGCAGCGCACCGCCAAGATGCTGGGCATCAAGATGCCTGCCATTCCGGTTGAACATACGTTTATCGTGATGGATCAGGACCCCGAGCTGGTCAAATGGCGCGCCGACGGCAATCCGGAGCATCCGGTCGTGCGCGACGCCGACAATGAATCCTACGCCCGCGAAGAGCGGGGCGGCTGGATTTTGGGCATCTATGAGCGCGGCGCGCCTGCACGGTTCGAATATGGGGTGCCGGACAGCTTCCGGGCCGATCTGTTTCCGCTGGATCTGGACCGGATCGCGGATCAGTATATGGCCATGGCCGACCGCGTCCCGTCTTGTGCGGACTCCGGCCTCAAGGACGATTTCAACGGGCCGATCTGCTATACGCCCGACGGCAACCCGCTGGTTGGTCCGGCACCCGGCCTGCGCAATATGTGGCTGGCCGAAGGGTTCTCTTTCGGGATCACGGCTGCGGGGGGCACGGGCTACTACCTTGCGCAGATGATGGTCGAGGGCGAGGCCGAGATCGACATGGCGTCGCTGGACCCCAAACGCTATGGCGACTGGATGACCACCGAATATGCCGCGCGCAAGAACGAAGAGGCCTATGAGCACGTCTATATCCTGCACCACCCGGATGAGGAGCGCCCCGCGTGTCGGCCCTTGCGCACCTCGCCTGCCTATGACCGTCAGGCCGCCCGTGGCGCACAGTTCGGCCATGTGAACGGGTGGGAACGCCCGAACTACTTTGCGCCGCTGGGGTTCAATGACCACGACAGCCGGTCCTTCCGGCGCGGCGGCTGGTGGCAGCATGCGGTCGATGAGGCCAAGGCGATCCGCGAGGGCGTGGGCCTGATCGATGCGACCGCCTTTACCAAACATCTGGTCAAGGGGCCGGGGGCCACTGCCTTTCTGGATTGGTTCACCTGCAACAAGTTGCCCTCCGTCGGGCGCATCAACCTGACCTATGCGCTGACAATCAACGGCACCACGCGCACCGAATATACCATCGTGCGGCTCGCTCAGGATGAATACTACCTTGTGTCCGCCGGGGCCTGGACGGCCTATGACAGTGATTTCCTGCGCAAGGCCATCGCCGATAAAACGCCCGAATTCGGGTATGTCGAATGCCATGACGTGACCACTCAATGGGGTGTCTTTGCCATCGCGGGCCCCAAATCGCGCGATGTCCTGAACGAGGTCATCAAGGATGCGGACCCCGAGACGGTGCTGAGCAATAAGCGGTTCCCTTGGCTGACCATGCGCAATATCGAGCTGGGGATGGTCCCCGTCCGCGCCATCCGCGTCGCTTATACCGGAGAGCTCGGCTGGGAACTGCACCACCCGATAGAGATGCAGAACCACCTGTTCGATCTGCTGGAGAAGGCGGGCGAGAAACACGAGATGAAACTGGTCGGCGCGCGGGCACAGAACTGGCTGCGGCAAGAGAAATCCTACCGCGCTTTCGGCAATGAACTGGGCCGCGATGCCACCCCGCTAGAGGCCGATCTGCCGCGCTTTGTCGACCTGTCCAAGGACTTCCACGGCAAGGACGCAATGCAAGCCCATGGCATTCGCAGCAAATGTGTGACCTTGCTGATCGACGGGCCCGACGACGCAGACCCTTGGGGCCGCGAAGTGCTGTATCACGGCGACACCCGCGTTGGCCGCCTGACCTCGGGCGGGTATTCGGTGGCCTTCGGGAAATCCATCGGCATGGGCTACGTCAAACCCGACATCGCGGTGGTTGGCACAAAGCTGAAGGTCAAGATGTTCGACCAGCTATGGGACGCCGAAGTGGTGGAGGACAGCCCCTACGACCCAAAAAACGCAACGATCCGTG